tgcgaggtgcacgtcacgAGAGCTACACACATAGAACTTACACACGACTATAAATCAGGCTTTACTCGTGTaaatactcatgtaacagtctttaaatcgggaaaacattgaagtgtttggtggcttctgggttcatccctgtttggatcctggggaGTGAGTGGGGCTGGGCTGAATGCTagcacattcacgacgcgctgaaCAAAGacaaagtgcacgcattgaaaaaagataagtgggtgattctcacgaaaccattgaaacaccacggcactaatgattttagctttaaaatgtgtaatatagtaacattaaaaagtatcagaattaacacaatactgtgttctaccttgcacaatgtgtgattttaacataagaatttatgattgtaaattttatctcattttctgctgaaattctcattaccgcaatgtgtccggctgtgtttgaacatgcgttatgttgtaatttaatcaaatttacacaaaaatattaagaaaaaaaataaatggatgttttgctagactactttagatgacagaaaaaatatttactgaatattcatgtataataataatgaaaaaaatttaggaaaatgatgtgtccatgcctgatgttctcatcctccgcaacactttttgagaacagtttaagcacacatacagaattttaataaagtttgattttgagtgaccaagcacatggaccagttacttcaagatggctaccaggtaagatcatttttttacagttaatttgaaatattgtcttgtcagaatgcttacacgacattttgattatcattaccgcaaaagatgcttattaaatgttaatttaattaatagaagcataatactttgattttaaatgcatgtgcagaatctccaaattttgttctttcaggtttgtcatgtcattttgacaaTATGTcattgttgatgttttctgactgttgcggtaatgagattttttcaggactaattttttaaattatgttacaaaaagtgttaaatgataagtaaaagtttttaaattaatgttcccatttactccagactttgttttatcaatgtctggtgggaaaaaagtaaattaacaatttttacattttcatgcttgacatttttaaaaccaagttttcgtgagaatcacccacgtatgtattaatttgcCTAATTTCAGGTAAGGacattgtaaaatattgaaaaaactgtgatgttttcctttaaacaaaacactaCCTTGTAAACCAAATGCTGAAATCTAGAAAATATTTTGTCGAAAATGCACACATACACTACTAGTGGAAGGAAGACGgcaattaaacaaacaaaggAAAAGACTATTATAAGTGTCAGACGTCACTAACGTTACAAACTACACATACAAGCCATTCCCTGACCAATAGACACAACTTTTCTTTGTAAAAATTACTGGAACATATACAATATAAATCCTTGCAATCCTGGCAGTTTCCTTTCGGATCACAGGACATAAACTATGTGCATGGAGGGAAAAATTGtgcatttatgtaaaaaaaaaaatcgaaagaAGCTTCATTGATACTAATGTAAGGTGGTATTAATATTCCAGTGCTTTTGTTTACTCACTGTGTGTGTTTATCTCCTACCTCTTAGCGTGCTTGGTATCCAGCGCAGACTTGAAATGTTTGGCTTTTTGAAATACAGCTAAGGCAAAGGGAGACACTGTTTCTGTAGAGCAAGGATCAGAGGTCGAGTGTGATTTAAATGGGCAGTCGGCACTGGGGCGAGATGTTAAAATGGAGGTGCCAGGAGATTCTGGAGCAGAGGTGTAATCGGCATTACGGATAGTTTGCGTAGAGTGGGCTTTTGGTTTAGAAGAGTGCGAGTTGGGTTGGTATTTGAAATTTGAGTTAAGATGGCTCTCAATGTCGGCTCTCAGGTCTCTTTCGGGTTCTTTATCGTCATTCTCTCCTTCACCGTCTTCATCGTACCAGCAGACAGGCGGCGGCGGTGATGGGAAATTATCATCGATTTGTGCATTTCTCAATTCACTTTGAAACTTTCTCCAGATATGTAATTTTCTGTTATTGTCATCATCACAACCTTGAAACATCCTTCTTTTCTCTTGGTATTGCTCTATCCAGTTCTTCTCCTTACCGGTCTCCACCAGAGCATATTCATGTTCCCCATCTCCTTCCACAAGGCTTTCGTCTACATTTGAATTTCTTGGTGATCCAACCGGTTGAGGAGCTGGTAAATTACCAGTCCAAGTGTCTCCTGACTCTAAACTTTTCAGTTGTGCATTTCTTAGCTCCAGATTATTTGTTTTACCGTTTAGTGGTTCTATATTGTTGAATGATTGTAGACCCCCTTTCTTAATGGGTTTCAGATAATTTAACTGCTTTTCATGTTTTTGCTCCAAGTTCTTGGCATTTGCCCAAGTTTGGTTTTCTTTCTCCAAGTGCTGTGGAATCTCTGGCAGGTTCTCACGCTTGTCTAAGCCACTGACATCATTTCTAAAACTTTCAGTTTGGACTTCTGGGAGCTGTGCACTGTGGATCTCCAGGTCTTCTGGGGTACCAGGGCTCAGCTTCTGTCCTGCATCGGCAGGGTCCGGTGCCACATCAAAGCATTTCCCGCCTTGCAGACGTCTCTGAGGAACCACGGTGAAGGTGGTCAAACCTTCTCTCTCAGAGGAGCTCCTCACCAGCTGACATCCAGGAGGTGTTTTAAACTCAACTTCTGGAGTGCTGAGCTCAGAAGGTGGACCTGAGGAGTCTTCTGTGGTTTGTTGCTGAGATGAAGAAGAACTAAGGAAATGAGGAGTTAACAGACTtattagaaatataaaaatagagcaggggtgggcattcctagtcctggagggccactgtccagCAAAGTTTAGtttatcaaacacacctgaatgccCTTTCCAAGTCATCCTCCAGACTTTGATTAGATCTTTCAGGTTtgtttgattagggttagagctaaactttacaggacagtggccctcttGGATCAGGAATGCCCACACTTGCTTTAGAGAAACAGCAAAGTCTAccaaaaaattattacatttatttttttaaacgtaCGTTACGGAAGACAGCGTCCTCTTATGTCGAGCCTGTAGAGATTCCACGAGTTCGCTCATGACTTCAGCGATCGCAGGGCAACGGTCAGCTATGTGagctctgtgtttgtctgaactGTTGTCATCCTTGTCAACATTCTCTACTTCAGTGAAAGAAAGTGTTACAATATAACAAGATGCACATATAAATGCTGTGCTTACATGTAGGGTGAATTGCCGTAAAATGTGGGACAACTAAGATCTAGTGTTTGTAGGTCCAGTaactgcgtttccattaccttTTGAATTGCACAAATTGAAATTGGCCGTATTTTCAATTCGCAATGTAAACATGTCAACTTCgcaaaaactcccatatatcgcAAAAGTTTTACGCTCGCATGAGGTGGATTTTCAGGCAATTCAgaaactttttttgcaaaactgcaatggattTTGCAGGTCACCAGATGCAAGTAAGTCACGattattatttgaagatgaTATGGTATGTCAACGCTGTCAACGCTATctcgagaattcgtacatattttacgagttggctaattcttattaaatttacacgaccacattcgtaaatttttgtgtgatttgccttgacccctgtgacattggggtttgGAGTTGGGTTTCGTCgttgttttttcatgagaatcgtatgTTTTTGCGCAATTAACtttgaattagccaactcataaaatatgtacgaaatacgaattctcgtgagatcaggctgggtatgtactaaaacctcccagaaacaTCTCAATACATGTCTGCTTCCAAGTATAAGTGGCTTTCCTTGCCAATAATGTTTAGATAACACTTCTACatttcttttgatttaaaataatgtactattaCCTCCAAGGAACACCTATACGTAGCTGCTATTAAATATCAGGGGCTTTTCTTAGCATAATTTTTTGGATAATACTCTTACTAAGTCTTCTTTAGTTAAATATAATACCTAGTGCAgtggatgtgatattagtaaacGTACCAACATCAGTCGACGTGATGTTTGGAACGACTTATCGcgagaaaaaagagagaaaaaaaatgtttcagtcgCATTTCATCGATTAACGGAAACAACATCATTTCGCAATAGTCTTTTGAAAACATTTAGAAAGTGTCGCTAAAGTTTTGCGCAGGAAATGCAGCTATTGAAACtatgacatcataaaaataaatcacatgACCTCTCAAATGTCCAGTCATGTGGGTGGAGCAATCATTAAATAGGAAGCACATTTCAAAGAAGTCTGAAATTCAAAAGTTGTCCCACATTAGGACAATTCGCCCCATCTATGAAGCCGTCGTACTGCATCTTACTGTAAACTATTATCATTACACCAACTCAGTGCAACACAAGAAGTATACAAATGCAACATATTTGATataatttatttcaatattaatcACGATTAGTGAATAGAATTTTAAAGCTTATTTGGCAACAGTTTGGGGAAAACAAAGAAATACACAGAAAGTTAACAACAAATTagcacatttaaacaaaatgagcagacaaacttaattaaaaaaaaatcataaaaataaaggGAGATGTATTATATGGCCGATTGCTTCACATTGCACAAAATTTAGTTATAGTGAATTTGGGATAAATCTTTAACCCCCAACCCAACTACCGGACTGGTATttgataaaatacataaaacacagATTAAGCTGAATATTGTACTGCAGTGCAGAGGTCTTTAACCTTATTCAGACCAAGGACCCCTAATGGATAGAGAGAAGCAAGACCCCCAGTACATTTAACAAATTAAGACTGGATTTATTAATTATGGTTACCAGTGGCAGCCGGAGACTTCTTTTTCGTGGGAGCttgatgcaaagttcgtcacaatgtgtgtggttccttatttcaaaatatgttttgagTCGAGTGCgtgtatgtgcatcacgtgtcttgtcaaaataagtgcctgctgcagacgcgtctaaagggttttatgatactcgcataatctcatgagtgtcttgcgtgtattttgtgaacgtaagcgtctcttttttttgtaaagacattttttgGGCTGTTTTGCCTTTATTGATAGACAGTAAGTAATTAGGAGACGACAGAAAAGgacagggtggagagaggggtatgggatcggcaaagaaCTTCGAGCTGGAAGTGCGTTTTGCACCGGAAGTGCGTTTTGCACCATATGTCGGTGCACTGttcactacaccatcggctccgacacgtgagcgtctcttttgtcataaacggtattgacgcgtgtgcagcagacactcagttcacatgacacaacaaacacatattttaaaaaacgcaagcaacacacatgacactccaaacgcTTATTTGTGCCcatcggatgagcagtcacgagccgccactgatggTTACATACTGTACtacataacatttttaatttactGAATAGATTTTAATGTGTGAAccttcattttaattaaataaaaaatagcccattaatgcattttttgtttgatgcctaaatttaaattttccccccaaaaattattttgaattcAAACAATAATTTTAGGACCCCTATTAATACCACCACAGACCCCCAAGGGACCCCTTTTGAAGACCTATGTTGAACTGGTGTTACCGAGTACTGGAAACTGAGGCTGTAGCTGGATTAAGGCATCGTTATTGGAAAAAAAAGTGCTACAGATTGAACCttaagaaacatgttttatgttCTATTATGTTAAACTAGTACATACTGTACTTACGCTAAAAAGATTTTCGAAAACATTACCATAATTCTCATTTCTTCTAGCAAACctgttttcttgttaattgacaACGTGATAGAGACAAATGACATTGCGTATATGCAATAAGACTGTGGGATTTAACAAGGAAGATTAAAGACACGCAGAAAAATCAGCCCATCACCGATGAAAGCAGGAACAGAGAAACAAGCATGGGGACAGAGAGGAAAAGACACTGCACAGCCTGTTAAACGCCCCCTCCTTGTAAAACAGTGTAAAACAAGAGCGAATAATCAATCGGACATTGAAAGATTCATGTTTGCAAAGTCAAGAGCGATATTTTTACCAAAGCAATAGTTTATAGAGATAATACTTTATGGCAGTCAATAGATTTGTTTTGATATTGAAATTTTGTTTTCATTGGAtactacagcagtggttctcaattccTCGGGACCCCCCTCCCataatgttttagatgtctccctATATGAAACACTCGATTTCACTCATCAGGCTCCCCTTAAgtaacacactaacaagcttATGAACTAAATCAGGCgtttttatatatggagacatctaaaattatCTGGGAGTGGAGTCCTGAGGACTgaaattgagaaccactgctctacagTACAATGTTTTCATCGGTCACATTCACGCACACAGGTTTCCACAAAAGCAAACATATGCAAGGTcattaatatttacattattgacCTAACACATACCTTTGTTATCTTCATCAGATGGAGGAGGCGGGGCTCGCCGCTTAGTCCTTTTAAGAGAGGACTCGGTGGAAGATATTCGACTAAGCAGACCCTGAGAAAAAGCACACAAACACTATAGTTAATATTAATGTGATAAACAGATTCCAGTCTGTATCAATGcacattcataaaaaataatgtatgaCCCTGCCAGTGAAAACCCTGCTGAATTCATTTTAATGCGATTTACGATTTTCTACATaaaaaccatagatatgtataataaaggctagatgtggtACGGCTTAGTCTCTAATGTCATCACCTGGCAgccatcttacctcagacagcccgctcactcgtagcattgtgtttaaaggtattgcggaggattttctttttccgggtgaatcatcaagactattggtcctcctagttgtcaattattgtgccaccatacttactcgtgtaactactcatgtaacagtctttaaatagggaaaacatggaagtgtttg
This genomic interval from Misgurnus anguillicaudatus chromosome 8, ASM2758022v2, whole genome shotgun sequence contains the following:
- the cobll1a gene encoding uncharacterized protein cobll1a isoform X1, producing the protein MDPQQDLTERDITLTIQLPGGQETTTTVHGSKPVMDVLVTLCAQHRLVPSDNVIKLISANHNHIRFKPNSPIGSLEFEKVVLQPKGSDDANKKKPHMPVATVRLMINYKKSHKAVVRVNPKVPLAELVPLVCEKCEFNPNTTIFLRTCHSEDPLDLTKTLNDYGIKELYAKDTKGGDEEQKTSVKEKIQREKGNKRFFSLFKKSKKTPEQALTTSAPGSPELNNRHAVGVRCLNGHSTLQTGTVDVSKKRRAPRPPLVTSQSVPCEFNTKDYDEFSERDTLGKQGLLSRISSTESSLKRTKRRAPPPPSDEDNKVENVDKDDNSSDKHRAHIADRCPAIAEVMSELVESLQARHKRTLSSVTSSSSQQQTTEDSSGPPSELSTPEVEFKTPPGCQLVRSSSEREGLTTFTVVPQRRLQGGKCFDVAPDPADAGQKLSPGTPEDLEIHSAQLPEVQTESFRNDVSGLDKRENLPEIPQHLEKENQTWANAKNLEQKHEKQLNYLKPIKKGGLQSFNNIEPLNGKTNNLELRNAQLKSLESGDTWTGNLPAPQPVGSPRNSNVDESLVEGDGEHEYALVETGKEKNWIEQYQEKRRMFQGCDDDNNRKLHIWRKFQSELRNAQIDDNFPSPPPPVCWYDEDGEGENDDKEPERDLRADIESHLNSNFKYQPNSHSSKPKAHSTQTIRNADYTSAPESPGTSILTSRPSADCPFKSHSTSDPCSTETVSPFALAVFQKAKHFKSALDTKHAKR
- the cobll1a gene encoding uncharacterized protein cobll1a isoform X2, which codes for MDPQQDLTERDITLTIQLPGGQETTTTVHGSKPVMDVLVTLCAQHRLVPSDNVIKLISANHNHIRFKPNSPIGSLEFEKVVLQPKGSDDANKKKPHMPVATVRLMINYKKSHKAVVRVNPKVPLAELVPLVCEKCEFNPNTTIFLRTCHSEDPLDLTKTLNDYGIKELYAKDTKGGDEEQKTSVKEKIQREKGNKRFFSLFKKSKKTPEQALTTSAPGSPELNNRHAVGVRCLNGHSTLQTGTVDVSKKRRAPRPPLVTSQSVPCEFNTKDYDEFSERDTLGKQGLLSRISSTESSLKRTKRRAPPPPSDEDNKENVDKDDNSSDKHRAHIADRCPAIAEVMSELVESLQARHKRTLSSVTSSSSQQQTTEDSSGPPSELSTPEVEFKTPPGCQLVRSSSEREGLTTFTVVPQRRLQGGKCFDVAPDPADAGQKLSPGTPEDLEIHSAQLPEVQTESFRNDVSGLDKRENLPEIPQHLEKENQTWANAKNLEQKHEKQLNYLKPIKKGGLQSFNNIEPLNGKTNNLELRNAQLKSLESGDTWTGNLPAPQPVGSPRNSNVDESLVEGDGEHEYALVETGKEKNWIEQYQEKRRMFQGCDDDNNRKLHIWRKFQSELRNAQIDDNFPSPPPPVCWYDEDGEGENDDKEPERDLRADIESHLNSNFKYQPNSHSSKPKAHSTQTIRNADYTSAPESPGTSILTSRPSADCPFKSHSTSDPCSTETVSPFALAVFQKAKHFKSALDTKHAKR